Proteins encoded by one window of Kribbella flavida DSM 17836:
- a CDS encoding ArgE/DapE family deacylase translates to MLSEVERAVLAAVDDALIVEQLGELVRIPSVDGTAAESEVQEWMAERLREQGLAVDHWEIDLAEVTADPEFPGMEVARSEAWGCVGTLGGDGTPGLVLNGHVDVVPPGDLALWPDGDPFSARVADGIMWGRGTCDMKGGVAAVLGATAAIVAAGIELRRPLAVHTVVGEEDGGLGAFATLRRGHTGAACVIAEPTAGAVIPANAGSLTFRLEVAGLATHGSTRTRGVSAIEKFEPVHAALRELEAARNEDPHPLLEHLDLANPLSIGTIQAGDWASTVPDLLVAEGRYGVRLGEPVADARAAFEQAVATACEKDDWLRDHPVKVSWPGGVFASGLLPDGDPLLDDTVQAAVDAGAAGVPAVLGGPYGSDLRQYAAAGVPTVQYGPGDVRYAHATDEHVALAEVLHCARVYALLAVRRCA, encoded by the coding sequence ATGCTGAGTGAGGTTGAGCGGGCGGTACTGGCGGCCGTGGACGACGCGCTGATCGTCGAGCAGTTGGGCGAGTTGGTGCGGATCCCGAGTGTGGACGGGACCGCCGCTGAGAGTGAAGTCCAGGAGTGGATGGCCGAGCGGCTGCGGGAGCAGGGCCTCGCGGTCGACCACTGGGAGATCGACCTGGCCGAGGTGACCGCGGATCCGGAGTTCCCGGGCATGGAGGTCGCCCGGAGCGAGGCGTGGGGCTGCGTCGGGACACTGGGCGGCGACGGTACGCCGGGACTGGTGCTGAACGGGCACGTGGACGTGGTGCCGCCCGGTGACCTGGCGCTGTGGCCGGACGGCGACCCGTTCTCGGCGCGGGTGGCCGACGGGATCATGTGGGGCCGCGGCACCTGCGACATGAAGGGTGGAGTGGCGGCGGTGCTCGGCGCGACCGCGGCGATCGTGGCCGCGGGCATCGAGTTGCGGCGGCCGCTGGCGGTGCACACCGTGGTCGGCGAGGAGGACGGCGGCCTGGGCGCGTTCGCCACGCTGCGCCGCGGCCACACCGGCGCGGCCTGCGTGATCGCCGAGCCGACCGCCGGTGCCGTCATCCCCGCGAACGCGGGCTCGCTCACCTTCCGGCTGGAGGTCGCCGGTCTCGCCACTCACGGCTCCACCCGGACCCGGGGCGTGAGCGCGATCGAGAAGTTCGAGCCGGTGCACGCCGCCCTTCGCGAACTGGAGGCCGCGCGGAACGAGGACCCGCACCCGCTGCTGGAGCACCTGGATCTGGCGAACCCGCTCTCCATCGGCACGATCCAGGCCGGCGACTGGGCCAGCACCGTGCCCGACCTGCTCGTGGCCGAGGGGCGGTACGGCGTACGGCTGGGTGAGCCGGTGGCCGATGCGCGGGCGGCGTTCGAGCAGGCAGTGGCCACGGCGTGCGAGAAGGACGACTGGCTGCGGGACCACCCGGTGAAGGTGAGCTGGCCCGGTGGGGTGTTCGCGTCCGGCCTGCTGCCCGACGGTGACCCGCTGCTCGACGACACGGTGCAGGCGGCGGTGGACGCCGGGGCGGCCGGCGTACCGGCTGTGCTGGGTGGGCCGTACGGATCGGATCTGCGGCAGTACGCGGCGGCCGGCGTACCGACGGTGCAGTACGGGCCGGGCGATGTCCGGTACGCGCACGCGACGGATGAGCACGTGGCGCTGGCCGAGGTGCTGCACTGCGCTCGGGTGTACGCGCTGCTGGCCGTCCGCCGGTGCGCCTGA
- a CDS encoding DsbA family oxidoreductase, protein MRIDIWSDVVCPWCYIGKRRLEEALAASGEQAEIVWHSFQLDPSASNDDDRDLATRLGEKFGRDRAFGLQANEHVSTIATEVGLDFHLEDAKAANTVDAHRLLHLARELGQSGEVPADTQGRLKERLLKAYFTEGLPVGDHATLTRLAVETGLPADRVGAVLAGTTYTAQVETDQAQALAYGANGVPFFVIDEK, encoded by the coding sequence ATGCGCATTGACATCTGGTCCGACGTCGTCTGCCCGTGGTGCTACATCGGCAAGCGCCGGCTCGAGGAAGCGCTGGCCGCTTCCGGCGAGCAGGCGGAGATCGTCTGGCACAGCTTCCAGCTCGACCCGTCGGCCAGCAATGACGACGACCGCGACCTGGCGACCCGGCTGGGTGAGAAGTTCGGCCGCGACCGGGCGTTCGGTCTGCAGGCCAACGAGCACGTCAGCACCATCGCCACCGAGGTCGGCCTCGACTTCCATCTCGAGGACGCGAAGGCGGCCAACACCGTCGACGCGCACCGCCTGCTGCATCTCGCCCGTGAGCTCGGCCAGTCCGGCGAGGTGCCGGCCGACACCCAGGGCCGGCTGAAGGAGCGCCTGCTCAAGGCCTACTTCACCGAGGGCCTTCCGGTCGGCGACCACGCGACCCTGACCCGGCTCGCGGTCGAGACCGGCCTGCCCGCCGACCGCGTCGGCGCCGTGCTCGCCGGTACGACGTACACGGCGCAGGTGGAGACCGACCAGGCGCAGGCCCTCGCGTACGGCGCGAACGGCGTGCCGTTCTTCGTCATCGACGAGAAGTAA
- the rsgA gene encoding ribosome small subunit-dependent GTPase A: MSRYDEEAKYDRPKRRTRPRTKDRPAYDDAVTGFVITRDRGRYTTWVGEGDRVVTAMKARQLGRKGVIVGDLVKLDGDASGAEGSLARIVEVLPRTTLLRRSADDDDPVERPLVANADQLVIVVAVANPEPRTRLIDRFLVAAYDAGMRPLLCLTKTDLADPEPLLSKYRPLGVESVATQQGGSLDELVEQLHDRTSVLVGHSGVGKSTLVNGLIPGAGRAIGVVNEVTGRGRHTSTSTLVLRLPAGGWIVDTPGIRSFGLAHVEPDQLIHAFPDLAEEVTNCPRGCTHSETEPSCALDEAVAAGRVESERVASFRRLLASREGRPEPV; encoded by the coding sequence ATGTCGCGGTACGACGAGGAAGCCAAGTACGACCGGCCGAAGCGACGGACCCGGCCGCGGACCAAGGACCGGCCGGCGTACGACGACGCGGTCACCGGGTTCGTGATCACCCGCGACCGCGGCCGCTACACCACCTGGGTCGGCGAGGGCGACCGGGTCGTCACCGCGATGAAGGCCCGCCAGCTCGGCCGCAAGGGCGTCATCGTCGGCGACCTGGTCAAACTCGACGGCGACGCGAGCGGAGCCGAAGGCAGTCTGGCCCGGATCGTCGAGGTGCTGCCGCGGACGACGCTGCTGCGCCGGTCGGCCGACGACGACGACCCGGTCGAGCGCCCGCTGGTGGCGAACGCGGACCAGCTGGTCATCGTGGTCGCGGTGGCCAACCCCGAACCGCGGACCCGGCTGATCGACCGGTTCCTGGTCGCGGCGTACGACGCGGGGATGCGGCCGCTGCTGTGCCTGACCAAGACCGACCTGGCCGACCCGGAACCACTGCTGTCGAAGTACCGGCCGCTCGGCGTGGAGTCGGTCGCGACCCAGCAGGGCGGCAGCCTCGACGAGTTGGTGGAGCAGCTGCACGACCGGACCAGCGTGCTCGTCGGCCACTCAGGCGTCGGCAAGTCCACGCTCGTCAACGGGCTGATCCCGGGGGCGGGTCGGGCGATCGGCGTGGTCAACGAGGTGACCGGGCGAGGACGGCACACGTCGACCAGCACGCTCGTACTGCGGCTGCCCGCAGGCGGCTGGATCGTGGACACGCCGGGGATCCGGTCCTTCGGGCTGGCGCACGTCGAGCCGGACCAGCTGATTCATGCCTTTCCCGACCTCGCTGAGGAGGTCACCAACTGCCCTCGCGGGTGCACGCATTCCGAGACGGAGCCGAGTTGTGCGCTGGATGAGGCAGTCGCGGCGGGGCGGGTGGAGTCGGAGCGGGTGGCGTCGTTCCGGCGCTTGCTGGCGAGCCGGGAGGGGCGGCCGGAGCCGGTGTGA
- a CDS encoding SDR family NAD(P)-dependent oxidoreductase, with product MTVALITGANKGIGFETARQLLELGHVVYLGARDVERGEKAAAELGARFVQLDVTDDASVRNALATIDAAEGRLDILVHNAGVLGDGPIDGPKALRVFDTNAVGIVRVTEAALPLLRKSSNATVVTVSSSAGSFWAVNNPDRPEYHLPVALYSASKAAATMLTIQYAKAEPSIKFNALEPGTTATDMTAAFGIGRSPEESAEVVVRLATLGPDGPTGTLQDEAGELPW from the coding sequence ATGACCGTCGCACTGATCACCGGGGCCAACAAGGGCATCGGGTTCGAGACAGCCAGGCAGCTTCTGGAGCTGGGGCACGTCGTCTACCTGGGTGCCCGTGACGTCGAACGAGGCGAAAAGGCCGCGGCCGAACTGGGCGCACGCTTCGTACAGCTCGACGTCACCGACGACGCGTCGGTGCGCAACGCGCTGGCAACGATCGACGCCGCCGAGGGCCGGCTCGACATTCTGGTGCACAACGCGGGCGTACTCGGCGACGGACCGATCGACGGCCCCAAGGCGCTGCGCGTCTTCGACACCAACGCGGTGGGAATCGTGCGCGTCACCGAGGCGGCGCTTCCCCTGCTGCGCAAGTCCTCCAACGCCACGGTGGTGACCGTTTCCAGCAGCGCCGGCTCGTTCTGGGCCGTGAACAACCCCGACCGGCCGGAGTACCATCTGCCGGTCGCGCTCTACTCGGCGTCCAAGGCAGCGGCGACCATGCTGACCATCCAGTACGCGAAGGCCGAGCCGAGCATCAAGTTCAACGCGCTGGAACCGGGCACGACCGCGACGGACATGACCGCGGCGTTCGGCATCGGGAGGTCGCCGGAGGAGAGCGCGGAGGTGGTGGTGCGGCTGGCAACGCTGGGTCCGGACGGTCCGACCGGGACGTTGCAGGACGAGGCGGGGGAGCTGCCCTGGTAG
- the aroA gene encoding 3-phosphoshikimate 1-carboxyvinyltransferase, which yields MGESEGWPAPRPTGAVDGRVTVPGSKSISNRALVLAALADGPSTLSGLLAARDTALMRAALAALGVGITEHDGLVTVTPGSLKGPADVDCGLAGTVMRFVPPVAALADGVVAFDGDPYARERPMHVILGALRTLGVTIDDHGTGRMPYAVNGSGAVRGGKVTLDASGSSQFVSALLLAGARYDEGVDIRHDGKPVPSQPHLDMSVAMLRERGVQVDDSEPNRWIVAPGPIQALDAAIEPDLSNAAPFLAAAVVTGGSVTVTGWPAVTTQPGGQLPEIFSRFGAEVSLDGGDLTVRGTGRIAGVDLDLSEVGELTPVLAAVAVLADGPSYLRGIAHLRNHETDRLAALETELTALGGDVNQTADGLEIRPKPLHGGLFGTYHDHRMAHAAAVVGLAVDGIAIENIATTAKTLPEFPELWSTLVG from the coding sequence ATGGGCGAGTCAGAGGGCTGGCCGGCGCCGCGCCCCACGGGAGCGGTCGACGGCCGGGTCACCGTGCCGGGATCGAAGTCGATCAGCAACCGGGCGCTCGTCCTGGCCGCGCTCGCGGACGGGCCATCCACCCTCTCCGGCCTGCTCGCCGCCCGGGACACCGCGCTGATGCGGGCCGCGCTGGCCGCGCTCGGCGTCGGCATCACCGAGCACGACGGCCTGGTCACCGTGACGCCCGGCTCGCTCAAGGGCCCGGCCGACGTCGACTGCGGCCTGGCCGGCACCGTGATGCGCTTCGTGCCGCCGGTCGCCGCGCTCGCCGACGGGGTCGTCGCGTTCGACGGCGACCCGTACGCGCGGGAACGCCCGATGCACGTGATTCTCGGCGCCCTGCGCACCCTCGGTGTCACCATCGACGACCACGGCACCGGCCGGATGCCGTACGCCGTGAACGGGTCCGGCGCCGTCCGCGGCGGCAAGGTGACCCTGGACGCGTCGGGGTCGAGCCAGTTCGTGTCCGCGCTGCTGCTGGCCGGCGCCCGGTACGACGAAGGCGTCGACATCCGGCACGACGGCAAGCCGGTCCCGTCCCAGCCGCACCTGGACATGTCGGTGGCGATGCTGCGTGAGCGCGGCGTCCAGGTCGACGACAGCGAACCGAACCGCTGGATCGTTGCCCCCGGCCCGATCCAGGCCCTGGACGCCGCGATCGAGCCCGACCTGTCGAACGCCGCGCCGTTCCTGGCCGCCGCCGTCGTCACCGGCGGCTCGGTCACCGTCACCGGGTGGCCGGCGGTCACCACCCAGCCCGGCGGGCAGCTGCCGGAGATCTTCTCCCGGTTCGGCGCCGAGGTGTCGCTGGACGGCGGCGACCTGACCGTCCGCGGGACCGGCCGGATCGCCGGCGTCGACCTGGACCTGAGCGAGGTCGGCGAACTGACGCCGGTGCTCGCCGCCGTCGCGGTGCTCGCCGACGGCCCGTCGTACCTGCGAGGCATCGCGCACCTGCGCAACCACGAGACCGACCGGCTGGCCGCGCTGGAGACCGAGCTCACCGCGCTCGGCGGCGACGTCAACCAGACCGCCGACGGGCTGGAGATCCGGCCGAAGCCCTTGCACGGCGGGCTGTTCGGCACCTACCACGACCACCGGATGGCGCACGCCGCCGCGGTGGTCGGCCTGGCCGTCGACGGGATCGCGATCGAGAACATCGCGACCACGGCGAAGACGCTGCCCGAGTTCCCCGAGCTGTGGTCCACCTTGGTCGGCTGA
- a CDS encoding DUF2231 domain-containing protein has product MFERFGDLPLHVLVIHAAVVLLPLAALLAIVFALVPKWRWLLRWPTLVLGLGALVLAYVAKESGDAFVAAIPDLAQAVEVHKERGDLLFWFVLGFAVLVIAAFVLLGGPSALASGKGAKATKSQPLEWVLSAAIVVVGVLVIYQTIRTGDAGAKAVWDGQLPPK; this is encoded by the coding sequence ATGTTCGAGCGCTTCGGGGACCTTCCGCTCCACGTACTGGTGATTCACGCGGCGGTGGTGCTGCTGCCGCTGGCGGCGCTGCTCGCGATCGTGTTCGCGCTGGTCCCGAAGTGGCGCTGGCTGCTGCGCTGGCCGACGCTGGTGCTCGGCCTCGGCGCGCTGGTTCTCGCGTACGTCGCGAAGGAGTCCGGCGACGCGTTCGTCGCCGCCATCCCCGACCTGGCCCAGGCGGTGGAGGTGCACAAGGAGCGCGGGGATCTGCTGTTCTGGTTCGTGCTCGGGTTCGCTGTGCTGGTGATCGCCGCGTTCGTGCTACTGGGCGGCCCGTCGGCGCTGGCTAGTGGAAAGGGCGCCAAGGCAACGAAGAGCCAGCCGCTGGAGTGGGTGCTGAGCGCGGCGATCGTGGTCGTGGGCGTGCTGGTGATCTACCAGACGATTCGCACCGGGGACGCGGGGGCGAAGGCGGTCTGGGACGGGCAGCTCCCGCCGAAGTAG
- the hisN gene encoding histidinol-phosphatase — MPSHTDDLRLAHILADDADSTTMDRYKALDLHVATKPDLTPVSESDRKVEDVMRKTLARARPRDAFVGEEEGTTGWGVRRWVVDPIDGTKNYIRGVPVWATLISLMIEDQVVVGVVSAPALGRRWWASYGDGAWTGRALMSAQPCRVSDVSKIEDASMSYSSLQGWEKLGKRDQWADLMDSCWRTRAYGDFWSYMLVAEGAVDIAAEPELNLYDMAALAIIVDEAGGKFTSLDGTPGPNGPNAVATNGRLHEEVLSRLG; from the coding sequence ATGCCCTCGCACACCGACGACCTGCGGCTCGCGCACATTCTGGCCGACGACGCGGACTCGACCACGATGGACCGGTACAAGGCGCTCGACCTGCACGTGGCCACCAAGCCCGACCTGACCCCGGTGAGTGAGTCCGACCGCAAGGTCGAGGACGTGATGCGCAAGACGCTGGCCCGGGCCCGCCCGCGCGACGCGTTCGTCGGCGAGGAGGAGGGCACCACCGGCTGGGGGGTGCGCCGCTGGGTCGTCGACCCGATCGACGGCACCAAGAACTACATCCGCGGCGTGCCCGTCTGGGCCACCCTGATCAGCCTGATGATCGAGGACCAGGTCGTCGTCGGCGTGGTCAGCGCCCCCGCACTCGGCCGCCGCTGGTGGGCGTCGTACGGCGACGGCGCCTGGACCGGCCGCGCCCTGATGTCCGCCCAGCCCTGCCGGGTCAGCGACGTCAGCAAGATCGAGGACGCGTCGATGTCGTACTCCTCCCTCCAGGGCTGGGAGAAGCTCGGCAAGCGTGACCAGTGGGCCGACCTGATGGACTCCTGCTGGCGCACCCGCGCGTACGGCGACTTCTGGTCCTACATGCTCGTGGCCGAAGGCGCCGTCGACATCGCCGCCGAACCGGAGCTCAACCTGTACGACATGGCCGCACTCGCCATCATCGTCGACGAGGCCGGCGGCAAGTTCACCTCCCTCGACGGCACTCCCGGCCCCAACGGCCCCAACGCCGTCGCCACCAACGGCCGCCTGCACGAGGAAGTCCTCAGCCGGCTGGGGTGA
- the aspS gene encoding aspartate--tRNA(Asn) ligase, which produces MRILNHEIPSAVGQTVTVAGWVHRRRRLAAVSFLVLRDRSGLSQIVVKAPETQAQLDGLGEETVVQVTGTVAANPQAPGGAELVDPVIVPLTEPAKTPPIELWRPTVGAGLPVVLDNAPVALRHPAVRAGWEVAAAALHGFRSTLDGLDFTEIQTPKIVGTATESGANVFALDYFGGPAYLAQSPQFYKQTMVGVFERVYEVGPVFRAEPHDTVRHLAEYVSLDAEFGFIGDHRDVLAVLREVLAGMLATVGSRAGTALERLGVELPEMPGEVPVLHFTEALKLAGADPDEPDLSPADERAIGEWALREHGSDFVAVEGYPMVKRPFYTHPQPSDPRWSNSFDLLFRGVELVTGGQRLHRYSDYAAALAARGESADAPAYSSYLQAFQHGMPPHGGFAIGLERFVARLTGAENVREVTLFPRDLHRLTP; this is translated from the coding sequence ATGCGCATTCTCAACCACGAGATCCCCTCAGCAGTGGGCCAGACCGTCACGGTGGCCGGCTGGGTGCACCGAAGACGACGGCTGGCCGCGGTCAGCTTCCTGGTGCTGCGCGACCGGTCCGGCCTCAGCCAGATCGTGGTCAAGGCGCCGGAGACCCAGGCCCAGCTGGACGGGCTCGGCGAGGAGACCGTCGTCCAGGTGACCGGCACGGTCGCCGCTAACCCGCAGGCGCCCGGTGGGGCCGAGCTGGTCGACCCGGTGATCGTCCCGCTGACCGAACCGGCGAAGACGCCGCCGATCGAGCTGTGGCGGCCGACGGTCGGCGCCGGGCTGCCGGTGGTGCTGGACAACGCCCCGGTCGCTCTGCGGCACCCGGCGGTCCGGGCCGGCTGGGAGGTCGCCGCGGCCGCGCTGCACGGGTTCCGCAGCACGCTGGACGGTCTGGACTTCACCGAGATCCAGACGCCGAAGATCGTCGGGACGGCGACCGAGTCCGGGGCGAACGTCTTCGCGCTCGACTACTTCGGCGGACCGGCGTACTTGGCCCAGTCGCCGCAGTTCTACAAGCAGACGATGGTCGGGGTGTTCGAGCGGGTCTACGAGGTGGGTCCGGTCTTCCGGGCCGAGCCGCACGACACCGTCCGGCATCTCGCGGAGTACGTGTCGCTCGACGCGGAGTTCGGCTTCATCGGCGACCACCGCGACGTTCTCGCCGTCCTCCGGGAGGTGCTGGCGGGCATGCTCGCCACCGTCGGGTCCAGAGCCGGTACGGCGCTGGAGCGGCTCGGCGTGGAGCTGCCGGAGATGCCCGGCGAGGTCCCGGTGCTGCACTTCACCGAGGCGCTGAAGCTGGCCGGGGCGGACCCGGACGAGCCGGACCTGTCCCCGGCGGACGAGCGGGCGATCGGCGAGTGGGCGCTGCGCGAGCACGGCAGCGACTTCGTGGCGGTCGAGGGCTACCCGATGGTGAAGCGGCCCTTCTACACGCATCCGCAGCCGTCGGACCCGCGCTGGTCGAACTCCTTCGACCTGCTGTTTCGTGGCGTCGAGTTGGTCACCGGTGGGCAGCGTCTGCACCGCTACAGCGACTACGCCGCGGCTCTGGCGGCTCGAGGCGAGTCGGCGGACGCACCGGCGTACAGCTCGTACCTGCAGGCGTTCCAGCACGGCATGCCACCGCACGGCGGCTTCGCCATCGGCCTGGAACGCTTCGTCGCCCGGCTCACGGGAGCGGAGAACGTCCGCGAGGTCACGTTGTTCCCCCGCGATCTCCACCGCCTGACTCCGTGA
- a CDS encoding sigma-70 family RNA polymerase sigma factor: protein MDDVPSDAELIARVRTGDLEAYGELFARHHQAAERMARQLVPANDADDLASDAFSKVLDALRNGGGPDVSFRAYLLTTVRRVHVDRIRAGRKVQTTDDIAAYEREPQGFDDPTVTGFESGAAAKAFASLPERWQAVLWHTEVEGEKPAAIAPLLGLTANGVSALAYRAREGLRQAYLQQHLADVAGDRCRWTTERLGAYVRGGLTKRENHNVREHLDGCAQCTAVYLELVEVNSALPALLAPALLGTAGLGYLAAASGAKIGVVGFLVTGWRKATENSTRTAVGAGTVVVVAVAAVLAALQLTGNETPPAAIETPPAQQTTQPPADPPTVKPPSPKPPPVQPTQPDPTQPEPTQPDPTQPDPTQSEPTQPDPTTPPTIPPATPPTTPPSRTPTPPAPTTPILDEGLLTIDLPTGGGAPPIGGGSPASGGSAAYGGSPASGGSAVVARDASANGRDAGLRAVVTIKVPASNAHPVVIGIKYGAALRWPLSGNPAGWSCTRAADGRSGECTATDPQAPKSLPMTFTEPTGGTVADRTFTVSGKSGRLYDDDSATLTAPPRLDENLLNVSVRKADPDRHLRTITVAPGTDRTAVTVKITYGSALSWPVKASPAGWKCVPASRTCTATTPARPAPLPADFAVPDGGSTASRSYAVTATAGLLHDTDEETLSPARQDESLLTILTPDPHNDPNPFVYNRFLKLSGVSGPVTLEISWGRNLSLVSAFDRGWTCSRSSDVRRATCSTDNYTKALNTEWAAWPGSGTQNQITVKAVTPGRHDTDTAKIPPSAHGRR, encoded by the coding sequence ATGGACGACGTGCCGAGCGACGCGGAGCTGATCGCGCGCGTGCGCACGGGCGACCTCGAGGCGTACGGCGAACTGTTCGCCCGGCACCACCAGGCGGCCGAGCGGATGGCCCGGCAGCTGGTCCCCGCCAACGACGCCGACGACCTGGCCAGCGACGCGTTCAGCAAGGTGCTCGATGCCCTGCGCAACGGTGGCGGCCCGGACGTGTCGTTCCGGGCCTACCTGCTGACCACCGTCCGGCGGGTGCACGTCGACCGGATCCGGGCCGGCCGGAAGGTGCAGACGACCGACGACATCGCGGCGTACGAGCGGGAGCCGCAGGGTTTCGACGACCCGACGGTGACCGGGTTCGAGAGCGGCGCCGCGGCGAAGGCGTTCGCGTCGCTGCCCGAGCGCTGGCAGGCCGTGCTCTGGCACACCGAGGTGGAGGGCGAGAAGCCGGCCGCCATCGCGCCCCTGCTCGGCCTGACCGCCAACGGCGTCTCCGCGCTCGCCTACCGGGCCCGCGAGGGCCTGCGCCAGGCGTACCTGCAGCAGCACCTCGCCGACGTCGCCGGAGACCGCTGCCGCTGGACCACCGAGCGCCTCGGCGCGTACGTCCGCGGCGGCCTGACCAAGCGCGAGAACCACAACGTCCGCGAGCACCTGGACGGCTGCGCCCAGTGCACGGCGGTCTACCTGGAGCTGGTCGAGGTCAACAGTGCACTGCCCGCGCTGCTGGCTCCCGCCCTGCTCGGTACGGCGGGCCTCGGCTACCTGGCCGCCGCGTCCGGCGCCAAGATCGGCGTCGTCGGCTTCCTCGTCACCGGCTGGCGCAAGGCCACCGAGAACAGCACCCGCACGGCGGTCGGCGCCGGCACCGTGGTCGTCGTCGCGGTAGCGGCGGTGCTTGCCGCGCTGCAGCTCACCGGCAACGAGACGCCCCCGGCCGCGATCGAGACGCCGCCGGCCCAGCAGACGACGCAACCGCCGGCGGACCCACCGACGGTGAAGCCGCCGAGCCCGAAGCCGCCGCCGGTCCAGCCGACACAGCCGGACCCGACACAGCCCGAGCCGACGCAGCCAGACCCGACACAGCCCGACCCGACCCAATCTGAGCCAACCCAGCCGGACCCGACCACCCCGCCGACGATCCCCCCGGCCACTCCGCCGACCACACCGCCGTCGCGCACCCCGACACCGCCCGCGCCGACCACGCCGATCCTGGACGAGGGCCTGCTCACGATCGACCTGCCCACCGGCGGCGGCGCTCCCCCGATCGGCGGCGGCTCGCCGGCGTCCGGAGGCTCGGCGGCCTACGGCGGATCGCCGGCGTCCGGCGGCTCGGCGGTGGTCGCCCGCGACGCCTCGGCCAACGGCCGGGACGCGGGTCTGCGGGCGGTGGTCACGATCAAGGTCCCGGCGAGCAACGCGCACCCGGTGGTGATCGGCATCAAGTACGGCGCCGCGCTGCGCTGGCCGCTCAGCGGCAACCCGGCCGGCTGGTCCTGCACCCGCGCCGCCGACGGCAGGAGCGGCGAGTGCACCGCGACCGACCCGCAGGCGCCGAAGAGCCTGCCGATGACCTTCACCGAGCCCACCGGCGGCACGGTCGCCGACCGCACGTTCACCGTGTCGGGCAAGTCCGGCCGCCTGTACGACGACGACTCCGCCACCCTGACCGCTCCCCCGCGGCTCGACGAGAACCTGCTGAACGTCAGCGTCCGCAAGGCCGACCCGGACCGGCACCTCCGCACGATCACGGTGGCCCCCGGCACCGACCGCACCGCCGTCACCGTGAAGATCACCTACGGCAGCGCGCTCTCCTGGCCGGTCAAGGCGAGCCCGGCGGGCTGGAAGTGCGTCCCGGCCAGCCGCACCTGCACCGCGACCACCCCCGCCCGGCCGGCTCCGCTGCCCGCCGACTTCGCCGTACCGGACGGTGGATCCACGGCGTCGCGCTCGTACGCCGTGACCGCGACGGCCGGGCTGCTGCACGACACCGACGAGGAGACGCTGTCGCCCGCGCGGCAGGACGAGTCGCTGCTCACGATCCTCACCCCGGATCCGCACAACGACCCGAACCCGTTCGTCTACAACCGGTTCCTGAAGCTGAGCGGGGTCAGCGGCCCGGTCACGCTGGAGATCTCCTGGGGCCGCAACCTCAGCCTGGTCTCCGCGTTCGACCGCGGCTGGACCTGTTCGCGGTCCAGCGACGTCCGGCGGGCGACCTGCTCGACCGACAACTACACCAAGGCGCTGAACACCGAGTGGGCCGCCTGGCCCGGCTCCGGCACGCAGAACCAGATCACCGTCAAGGCGGTCACGCCGGGCCGCCACGACACCGACACCGCGAAGATCCCGCCCTCGGCGCACGGCCGCCGCTGA
- a CDS encoding DoxX family protein encodes MTVVRALARPLLSTIFVIQGVNSVRNPEPLVPKAQPVTDRLVPLVKKVAPPQVSDRIPETTVNLVRLNGAVQVLGGLALATGKGRRLGASLLAASLVPSTVAGHPFWQETDKQVKGVQRIQFLKNMSLLGGLLLAAVDTEGQPGLVWRASHGAKAAKRETKRGAKLAKRETKQLARETKQLARSAKREARLATHRAKAELPFS; translated from the coding sequence ATGACTGTCGTGCGCGCACTGGCCAGGCCGTTGCTGTCCACCATCTTCGTCATCCAGGGCGTGAACTCGGTCCGGAACCCGGAGCCCCTGGTGCCCAAGGCCCAGCCGGTCACCGACCGCCTGGTCCCGCTGGTGAAGAAGGTGGCTCCCCCGCAGGTCAGCGACCGGATCCCGGAGACCACCGTCAACCTGGTCCGGCTGAACGGCGCCGTCCAGGTCCTTGGCGGCCTCGCGCTCGCCACCGGTAAGGGCCGGCGGCTGGGCGCGTCCCTGCTGGCCGCCTCGCTGGTCCCGTCCACCGTCGCCGGGCACCCGTTCTGGCAGGAGACCGACAAGCAGGTCAAGGGTGTCCAGCGCATCCAGTTCCTGAAGAACATGAGCCTGCTCGGCGGGCTGCTGCTGGCCGCGGTCGACACCGAGGGCCAGCCCGGTCTCGTCTGGCGCGCCTCGCACGGCGCGAAGGCGGCGAAGCGGGAGACCAAGCGCGGCGCCAAGCTGGCCAAGCGCGAGACGAAGCAGCTGGCGCGGGAGACCAAGCAGCTGGCCAGGTCCGCCAAGCGCGAGGCCCGGCTCGCCACCCACCGCGCCAAGGCGGAGCTTCCCTTCAGCTGA